The following are from one region of the Nicotiana tabacum cultivar K326 chromosome 3, ASM71507v2, whole genome shotgun sequence genome:
- the LOC107798964 gene encoding acyltransferase Pun1-like, which produces MAVSRIISVSEKIIKASSTTPSPLKNYKLSLLDQVMSTMYIHIAFFYPRPLHHNINKSSKQELAQVLENYLSKTLTSFYPVAGKLKDNVAIECNDDMGAKFLNVELNCSMSDVVNLPDTGPEYLAFPKNLPWKTSYDKGSKFAVAQLSHFKCGGIAVSACLSHMLGDGCTVTNFMNDWATIARYNSSSKNYVTSRPQ; this is translated from the coding sequence ATGGCTGTCTCAAGAATCATTTCGGTTTCTGAAAAGATTATTAAGGCCTCCTCTACTACACCATCTCCACTTAAAAATTACAAGCTTTCTCTTCTTGATCAAGTCATGAGTACCATGTACATTCACATTGCTTTCTTCTACCCTAGACCTCTACATCACAACATTAATAAAAGTTCCAAACAAGAATTAGCCCAAGTTCTCGAGAATTATCTATCGAAAACCTTAACCTCTTTTTATCCAGTTGCTGGGAAGTTGAAAGATAATGTAGCTATTGAATGCAATGACGACATGGGAGCTAAATTCTTAAATGTTGAACTGAATTGTTCCATGTCTGATGTCGTCAATCTTCCTGATACTGGTCCTGAATAtttggccttccccaaaaattTGCCTTGGAAAACTTCCTATGATAAGGGTAGTAAATTTGCTGTGGCTCAACTAAGTCATTTCAAATGCGGAGGAATAGCAGTTAGTGCATGTTTGTCACATATGCTTGGAGATGGATGTACAGTTACTAATTTCATGAATGACTGGGCAACTATTGCACGTTATAACTCTTCATCAAAAAATTACGTGACAAGTAGGCCACAATAG